Proteins encoded together in one Deinococcus hopiensis KR-140 window:
- the cobA gene encoding uroporphyrinogen-III C-methyltransferase encodes MTADPSPTSSRAFVSLIGAGPGDPGLLTLKGAQALRGADVVLFDYLANPELLRHCPGAETIYVGKKGFSEYISQEAINALLVAKALEGGGKRVARLKGGDVFVFGRGGEEAEACAEAGVPFEIVPGVTSAIAAPAYAGIPVTHRELARSFAVLTGNTKEGSAQYEKLSGVDTLMLLMGVRNLEGISAELIAAGRSPGTPAATIQWGTTERQRVATGTLETIAERVREAGLEAPAVTVVGEVVRLRETLRWFEAPGSTEPRGPLAGRTVAVTRTREGNSALSGLLRERGARVLEVPLIRFAQTGDEAALHARLRDLGGVAWLLLTSNQAVTALFEHLERLGRDARHLAGVRIAAVGPSTARSLAERGVRADFVPSIPGARHLAAELPTQPGAATLHLTSQAAEGELQRGLEARGLRYERAELYRTEAAELDEEARAELRGADVVTLASGSAARHLAALAGTDFNVAAMGPQTAVAARAAGFSRVTVAREATLEALAEAAGMLAAERADGN; translated from the coding sequence ATGACCGCCGACCCTTCCCCCACCTCCTCCCGCGCCTTCGTCTCTCTCATCGGCGCGGGGCCGGGCGACCCGGGGCTCCTTACCCTTAAGGGAGCCCAGGCTCTGCGCGGGGCCGACGTGGTGCTGTTCGACTACCTCGCCAATCCCGAACTGCTGCGCCACTGCCCCGGTGCCGAGACGATCTACGTGGGCAAGAAGGGCTTTTCGGAGTACATCAGCCAGGAGGCGATCAACGCCCTGCTGGTGGCCAAGGCGCTGGAAGGCGGCGGCAAGCGCGTGGCCCGGCTCAAGGGTGGCGACGTGTTCGTGTTCGGACGCGGCGGCGAGGAGGCCGAGGCGTGCGCGGAGGCGGGGGTACCCTTCGAGATCGTCCCCGGCGTGACGAGCGCCATCGCTGCCCCTGCTTACGCGGGCATTCCCGTCACCCACCGCGAACTGGCCCGCTCCTTCGCGGTGCTGACGGGCAACACGAAGGAGGGCAGCGCGCAGTACGAGAAGCTCTCGGGGGTGGACACGCTGATGCTGCTGATGGGCGTGCGGAACCTGGAGGGGATCAGCGCCGAGTTGATCGCGGCGGGACGCTCCCCCGGAACGCCCGCAGCTACAATCCAGTGGGGCACCACCGAGCGGCAACGGGTGGCCACGGGCACGCTGGAAACCATCGCCGAGCGGGTGCGCGAGGCCGGGCTGGAAGCCCCCGCCGTAACGGTGGTGGGCGAGGTGGTGCGGCTGCGAGAAACGCTGCGCTGGTTCGAGGCGCCGGGCAGCACTGAACCGAGAGGGCCCCTGGCGGGCCGGACCGTGGCGGTGACGCGAACGCGCGAGGGAAACAGCGCCCTGTCCGGGCTGCTGCGCGAGCGGGGCGCGCGGGTGCTGGAGGTGCCCCTGATCCGTTTTGCACAGACGGGGGACGAAGCGGCCCTGCACGCCCGGTTGCGTGATCTCGGCGGTGTGGCCTGGCTGCTGCTCACCAGCAATCAGGCGGTCACGGCGCTGTTTGAGCATCTGGAGCGGCTCGGACGGGACGCGCGGCATCTGGCCGGGGTACGGATCGCGGCGGTGGGCCCCAGCACGGCCCGTTCGCTGGCCGAACGTGGGGTGCGGGCCGACTTCGTACCCTCCATCCCAGGCGCGCGGCACCTGGCCGCCGAACTGCCCACCCAGCCAGGAGCGGCGACCCTGCACCTGACCAGTCAGGCGGCGGAAGGCGAGTTGCAACGGGGCCTGGAAGCGCGGGGCCTGCGGTACGAGCGCGCAGAACTGTACCGCACCGAGGCGGCCGAACTGGATGAGGAGGCCCGTGCGGAATTGCGGGGGGCAGACGTGGTGACGCTCGCCTCAGGCAGTGCGGCCCGCCACTTGGCGGCGCTCGCCGGGACAGATTTTAACGTGGCGGCAATGGGACCGCAGACGGCGGTGGCGGCGCGGGCGGCGGGCTTTTCCCGCGTCACGGTGGCGCGGGAGGCGACGCTGGAAGCGCTGGCCGAGGCGGCGGGGATGCTCGCGGCGGAACGAGCGGACGGGAACTGA
- a CDS encoding HD domain-containing phosphohydrolase, with translation MEQREGHRPEVAEAADLAALLELSRALLATTSAGEVEVVLTELSVKLLAVRYASFLRYRPAEDDLCVTAQAGKHARELGVVLPRGQGLSWRATDAPTPVLRVHRDAIPPGAVRQPGAPDQFLLFAPLRTTGGQLLGVLAVGRVAPDFSLRDETLLATFANTGTVTLERIAQAAQAVAAREGALLALGLALEARDYETRGHTERTVALAERLGRALHLSLGDLDTLRQGAYLHDIGKLSVPDEILLKPGPLTPAERLLVQEHVRTGEALVRRIPSVSGDVLGVIRSHHERWDGAGYPDRLRGEAIPLLARIFAVVDVFDALTNVRPYHAARPVSEALEIIRAEAGRHFDPLVAAAFLQLFGASLDDVRRVSPTG, from the coding sequence ATGGAGCAACGGGAGGGGCACCGGCCGGAGGTCGCGGAAGCCGCTGACCTCGCCGCGCTGCTGGAACTCAGCCGGGCCCTGCTCGCCACCACCAGTGCCGGAGAAGTCGAGGTGGTACTCACCGAACTCAGCGTCAAGCTGCTGGCGGTACGCTACGCCTCTTTCCTGCGGTACCGGCCTGCCGAAGACGATCTGTGCGTCACCGCGCAGGCCGGAAAGCACGCGCGGGAACTCGGCGTCGTGCTGCCGCGCGGGCAGGGCCTGTCGTGGCGGGCCACCGACGCCCCCACGCCCGTGCTGCGCGTTCACCGCGACGCGATTCCGCCAGGTGCGGTCCGGCAGCCCGGCGCGCCGGACCAGTTCCTGCTGTTCGCCCCACTGCGGACGACGGGGGGACAGCTGCTGGGCGTCCTGGCGGTGGGTCGGGTCGCCCCGGATTTCTCCCTGCGGGACGAGACGCTGCTCGCCACCTTCGCCAACACCGGCACCGTGACCCTGGAGCGCATCGCGCAGGCGGCCCAGGCCGTCGCGGCCCGCGAGGGCGCGCTGCTCGCCCTGGGGCTGGCCCTCGAAGCCCGGGACTACGAAACGCGCGGCCACACCGAGCGCACCGTGGCCCTCGCCGAACGTCTGGGCCGCGCCCTGCACCTCTCGCTGGGGGACCTCGACACCCTCCGGCAGGGAGCGTACCTGCACGACATCGGCAAGCTCAGCGTGCCCGACGAGATTCTGCTCAAACCCGGCCCCCTCACTCCCGCGGAACGCCTGCTCGTGCAAGAACACGTGCGGACCGGCGAAGCGCTGGTCAGGCGCATTCCCAGCGTATCGGGAGACGTGCTGGGGGTGATCCGCTCCCACCACGAGCGCTGGGACGGCGCAGGCTACCCGGACCGGCTGCGGGGCGAGGCCATTCCGCTGCTCGCGCGCATCTTCGCGGTGGTGGACGTCTTCGACGCCCTTACCAACGTGCGGCCCTACCACGCGGCGCGCCCGGTGTCGGAGGCGCTGGAGATTATTCGCGCCGAGGCGGGACGGCACTTCGATCCACTGGTGGCGGCGGCCTTCCTGCAGCTGTTCGGGGCCTCGCTGGACGATGTGCGGCGGGTTTCCCCGACGGGTTGA
- a CDS encoding precorrin-2 dehydrogenase/sirohydrochlorin ferrochelatase family protein — translation MSLAALLNLRGEPALVVGGGGVALRRTRTLLDAGMQVRVVAPALHPDFATLRVQAEDRPYQPGDARGMRLVVAATGNADVNDTVVAEARAYGALVNHAGDAGRGNLRFPAVTRRGTLQVAVGTGRDLPLLAQALGERIGALLPSPEAVEAWSTRRAAALPLPHAERERSLAALRAEIRAALGLPAEGAA, via the coding sequence ATGAGTCTGGCGGCCCTCCTCAATCTGCGCGGTGAACCGGCCCTTGTCGTGGGGGGCGGAGGGGTGGCGCTGCGCCGCACCCGGACGCTGCTGGACGCGGGGATGCAGGTGCGCGTGGTCGCCCCGGCCCTGCATCCCGACTTTGCCACCCTGCGGGTGCAGGCCGAGGACCGCCCCTACCAGCCTGGCGACGCGCGGGGCATGCGTCTCGTCGTGGCTGCCACCGGCAACGCCGACGTAAACGACACCGTGGTGGCCGAAGCCCGCGCGTATGGAGCCCTCGTCAACCACGCGGGCGACGCGGGTCGGGGCAACCTGCGCTTTCCGGCCGTTACGCGCCGGGGCACGTTGCAGGTGGCCGTCGGTACCGGGCGCGATCTGCCGCTGCTCGCGCAGGCGCTCGGCGAACGGATCGGGGCGCTGCTGCCCTCACCGGAAGCGGTGGAGGCCTGGAGCACCCGCCGCGCGGCGGCCCTGCCCCTGCCCCACGCAGAGCGGGAACGGTCCCTCGCGGCGCTGCGGGCCGAGATCCGCGCCGCCCTCGGCCTGCCTGCAGAAGGAGCCGCATGA
- the hemA gene encoding glutamyl-tRNA reductase produces MTLACPTARALLSRGLALPPAPLDFAVVGLNHQTAPVEVRERAAVRPGEEDALLTHLARHAREVTLLATCNRTEVYLSGIEGDPVSAFEGAWGHGLDGHLYVHTGEDAVAHLYRVAAGLDSLVIGETQIQGQVKRAWQAASARGLSGTLMNKVAQGALAAGKRVRFETGLSDKVVSVSSAAVELAQAALGDLKRRTALILGAGETAELTLTHLRAAGVGEVIVVNRTAERARQLAEKLGGRACAAEYLHEVLPEADVVIASSAAPHYVLHGAGVAAALGQRPERDMFLIDISVPRILDPNIGEVPGAHLYNLDDLTAIVSRNLQSRRAALPRAEAIVREATSDLLRWHLTREAQLARRELALASD; encoded by the coding sequence ATGACCCTCGCCTGCCCCACTGCCCGCGCCCTGCTCTCGCGTGGCCTGGCCCTGCCGCCCGCGCCACTGGACTTTGCCGTCGTGGGTCTCAACCACCAGACCGCGCCCGTCGAGGTCCGCGAGCGCGCCGCCGTCCGTCCCGGCGAGGAAGACGCCCTGCTGACCCACCTGGCCCGGCACGCCCGCGAAGTTACGCTGCTGGCGACCTGCAACCGCACCGAGGTGTACCTCTCCGGTATCGAGGGCGATCCGGTCAGCGCCTTCGAGGGGGCATGGGGACACGGTCTGGACGGGCACCTGTACGTGCATACGGGCGAGGACGCGGTGGCCCACCTCTACCGGGTGGCGGCGGGCCTGGACAGCCTGGTGATCGGCGAAACGCAGATTCAGGGGCAGGTCAAGCGGGCGTGGCAGGCGGCGAGTGCGCGCGGGCTGTCGGGCACATTGATGAACAAGGTGGCCCAGGGCGCCCTCGCGGCCGGCAAGCGTGTGCGGTTCGAGACCGGCCTCAGCGACAAGGTGGTCAGCGTATCCAGCGCCGCCGTCGAACTCGCGCAAGCAGCGCTGGGGGACCTGAAGCGGCGCACGGCCCTGATCCTCGGCGCGGGCGAGACGGCCGAGCTGACCCTGACGCACCTGCGCGCGGCGGGGGTGGGCGAGGTGATCGTGGTCAACCGCACCGCCGAACGTGCCCGGCAACTCGCCGAGAAGCTGGGGGGCCGCGCGTGCGCCGCCGAGTACCTGCACGAGGTCCTCCCCGAAGCCGACGTGGTGATCGCCTCCAGCGCCGCGCCCCATTACGTCTTGCACGGGGCGGGCGTGGCGGCGGCCCTGGGTCAGCGTCCGGAGCGCGACATGTTTCTGATCGACATCAGCGTGCCGCGCATCCTCGATCCCAATATCGGTGAGGTCCCCGGCGCGCACCTGTACAACCTCGACGACCTGACGGCCATCGTGAGCCGCAACCTGCAGAGCCGCCGCGCCGCCCTGCCCCGAGCGGAAGCGATTGTCCGCGAGGCCACCTCGGACCTGCTGCGCTGGCACCTGACGCGGGAAGCGCAGCTGGCCCGGCGGGAACTGGCGCTCGCGAGCGACTGA
- a CDS encoding YgfZ/GcvT domain-containing protein: protein MWTRLPSSALRLTGPDRVDFVQGQMTNNLKAAPAPGMVPCAFLNVRGQIEFFARAYKREADVYLHLDAGQAQGLAGRLRRYIIFDQVEVGDVTDTLRSVHLWQEGALPGWNAAGGDVQRLELGSGTVLAGRVNRTGTRGLDLHFLAAHEAEVLAALGGEERPLDELDAARIAAGIPDVVRDGLLGTLPQEIGLDVGGPLPAISYRKGCYVGQEIMARLEARGNARYHLARLVGQGLPDHAEVTQGGKVVGQTGQHAAGLSLARLRKELLPGQEVEVGGIPAVVEVLSPLTASAPPTDA from the coding sequence ATGTGGACCCGCCTTCCTTCCAGCGCCCTGCGCCTGACTGGCCCGGACCGGGTGGATTTCGTCCAGGGGCAGATGACGAACAACCTCAAGGCCGCCCCGGCCCCCGGTATGGTGCCCTGCGCCTTTCTGAACGTGCGCGGCCAGATCGAATTCTTCGCCCGCGCCTACAAGCGGGAGGCCGACGTGTACCTGCACCTCGACGCCGGGCAGGCGCAGGGACTGGCAGGCCGGCTGCGGCGGTACATCATCTTCGATCAGGTGGAGGTGGGGGACGTGACGGACACGCTGCGGAGCGTCCACCTCTGGCAGGAGGGCGCGCTGCCCGGCTGGAACGCGGCGGGCGGGGACGTGCAGCGCCTGGAACTGGGGAGCGGCACGGTGCTCGCCGGGCGGGTGAACCGGACCGGGACACGGGGCCTGGACCTGCATTTCCTTGCCGCCCATGAGGCCGAGGTGCTGGCGGCGCTGGGTGGAGAGGAGCGGCCGCTGGACGAACTGGACGCTGCCCGTATCGCAGCCGGGATTCCCGATGTGGTGCGCGACGGCCTTCTGGGCACCCTGCCGCAGGAGATCGGACTGGACGTGGGTGGTCCCCTGCCCGCCATCAGCTACCGCAAGGGCTGCTACGTGGGTCAGGAGATCATGGCCCGGCTGGAAGCGCGCGGCAACGCCCGGTACCACCTCGCCCGGCTGGTGGGCCAGGGCCTGCCGGACCATGCTGAGGTCACCCAGGGCGGCAAGGTGGTGGGCCAGACCGGGCAGCACGCAGCTGGCCTGAGCCTCGCCCGGCTGCGCAAGGAACTGCTTCCCGGGCAGGAAGTTGAGGTGGGCGGCATCCCGGCCGTCGTGGAAGTCCTCTCTCCCCTGACCGCCAGCGCCCCGCCCACCGATGCTTGA
- a CDS encoding GNAT family N-acetyltransferase: MNTETPRLLLVPLTPEVIGARLRQERFTAAVPTSRGPLAVTYPPDWPGDILPLFSVWQRDFPQGEAQRHLTLVERATATAIGQMGTKGLPDKRGDVEIGYGLNPGARGQGYATEAVSALVADLLAYPAVRRVTAQTAVTNTASARVLQKLDFTQVGAAWDEEDGDLQVWARTR, encoded by the coding sequence ATGAACACCGAAACCCCGCGCCTCCTCCTCGTGCCCCTCACGCCCGAAGTGATCGGGGCCCGACTGCGGCAGGAGCGCTTCACGGCTGCAGTGCCCACTTCCCGGGGACCCTTGGCCGTGACCTATCCGCCCGACTGGCCCGGTGACATTCTGCCGCTGTTCTCCGTGTGGCAGCGCGACTTTCCTCAGGGGGAGGCGCAGCGGCACCTCACCCTCGTGGAGCGGGCCACGGCCACCGCCATCGGTCAGATGGGGACCAAGGGCTTGCCGGACAAACGGGGAGACGTGGAAATCGGCTACGGCCTGAATCCCGGGGCCCGCGGTCAGGGGTACGCGACCGAGGCGGTGAGCGCCCTCGTGGCTGACCTGCTCGCTTATCCGGCTGTGCGGCGCGTGACAGCACAAACGGCTGTCACCAACACGGCCAGCGCCCGCGTACTGCAGAAACTGGATTTCACGCAGGTGGGCGCCGCCTGGGATGAGGAAGACGGCGACCTGCAGGTGTGGGCGCGCACCCGGTAG
- a CDS encoding ABC transporter permease, whose amino-acid sequence MTTTLQVPPKRRESRLQTFLSSRPVMKLRRNKLAMFGLFIMSLFILTAMFAPMIARPSAEAGGNCLRDLNLSSPNQIYNPAGGGFWRALFAAPPSCYSIERESFSPTPSAPSAEARFGTSQGYDIFYGLVWGTRSMFKLALIVVSITLAVGVVIGAISGFYGGWIDNLIQRFIDVLFALPGLVLTIVLITFLKARNPSVDPSLPIILAFTLTGWASYARIVRGEVLRTRQLEYVDAARSLGARDWRLILRHVVPNSLASVLTVAVLDLATVPLNVAALSFLGLGYPTGYAEWGQLVDFARAWLQPQFWYVMVFPAIFIVLFSLGFNLFGDALRDAYDPKSR is encoded by the coding sequence ATGACGACGACGCTCCAGGTTCCGCCCAAACGCCGCGAAAGCCGCCTGCAGACCTTCCTGTCTTCCCGTCCCGTCATGAAGCTGCGGCGCAACAAGCTGGCGATGTTCGGCCTGTTTATCATGTCGCTGTTCATCCTGACGGCCATGTTCGCGCCGATGATCGCGAGGCCCTCGGCCGAAGCCGGTGGCAACTGCCTGCGTGACCTCAACCTCAGCAGTCCCAACCAGATTTATAATCCCGCGGGTGGCGGCTTCTGGCGGGCCCTGTTTGCCGCGCCGCCCAGCTGCTACTCCATCGAGCGAGAGAGCTTCTCGCCCACGCCCAGCGCGCCCAGCGCCGAGGCCCGCTTCGGCACCAGCCAGGGATACGACATCTTTTACGGCCTGGTGTGGGGCACGCGCAGCATGTTCAAGCTGGCCCTGATCGTCGTGAGCATCACGCTCGCGGTCGGGGTGGTTATCGGCGCGATCAGCGGCTTTTACGGTGGCTGGATCGACAACCTGATTCAGCGCTTTATCGATGTCCTGTTCGCCCTGCCCGGCCTGGTGCTGACCATCGTGCTGATCACCTTCCTCAAGGCGCGCAACCCCAGCGTGGACCCGTCGCTACCGATTATCCTGGCCTTTACCCTGACCGGCTGGGCTTCTTACGCCCGCATCGTGCGCGGTGAGGTGCTGCGGACCCGGCAGCTCGAATACGTGGACGCCGCCCGCTCGCTGGGTGCCCGCGACTGGAGACTGATCCTGAGGCACGTGGTTCCCAACAGCCTTGCGAGCGTATTGACGGTGGCCGTGCTGGACCTGGCGACGGTGCCCCTCAACGTGGCGGCGCTGTCCTTCCTGGGACTGGGGTATCCCACCGGGTACGCCGAGTGGGGCCAACTGGTGGACTTCGCCCGCGCGTGGCTGCAGCCCCAGTTCTGGTACGTGATGGTCTTCCCGGCCATTTTCATCGTGCTGTTCAGCCTGGGCTTCAACCTGTTCGGCGACGCCCTGCGTGACGCCTACGATCCCAAGAGCCGCTGA
- a CDS encoding ABC transporter permease, translated as MLNFIVRRVIQIPLVMLALSVLIVGLTMLLTPQQRAAGYIRSEQQAAQMDRIIRDRGLDQPFPVQYGKWLKSTLSGDLGFSKASSKPVLDTIGERLPNTIELSLVTAIPIILIGVWLGTLSALHKDRLLDQFLRVFAVMGNSLPSFVLGIVLLTVLYGYLGWLPGAGQLEVINQFSVGDIKRYTGMLGIDALLNGKFAVALDVFRHMVMPALTLIIINSATILKVMRNSMLESLTSDYVRTARAKGLPDKAVNLKHARRNALLSVITLGGFLIIGLLSGSVITETIFAYPGIGQWVVQSALQLDVSAVLGFALLSALIVVVVSTLTDILYGVVDPRVRFD; from the coding sequence ATGCTCAATTTTATCGTCCGCCGCGTCATTCAGATTCCCCTCGTCATGCTCGCCCTGTCGGTCCTGATTGTGGGCCTTACCATGCTGCTCACGCCGCAACAGCGGGCCGCCGGTTACATCCGTAGCGAGCAGCAGGCCGCGCAGATGGACCGCATCATCCGGGACCGCGGCCTGGACCAGCCCTTCCCCGTGCAATACGGCAAGTGGCTGAAAAGCACCCTGTCGGGCGACTTGGGCTTTTCCAAGGCCAGCAGCAAGCCTGTGCTGGATACGATCGGCGAGCGGCTGCCCAACACCATCGAGCTGAGCCTGGTCACGGCCATTCCCATCATTCTGATTGGGGTGTGGCTGGGCACCCTCAGCGCCCTGCACAAAGACCGGCTGCTGGACCAGTTTCTGCGCGTCTTCGCGGTCATGGGCAACAGCCTGCCTTCCTTCGTACTGGGTATCGTGCTGCTGACCGTGCTGTACGGGTACCTTGGCTGGCTGCCGGGCGCGGGACAACTGGAGGTCATTAACCAGTTCAGCGTGGGTGACATCAAGCGCTACACCGGTATGCTGGGCATTGACGCCCTGCTCAACGGGAAGTTCGCGGTCGCCCTCGACGTGTTCCGGCACATGGTCATGCCCGCCCTGACCCTGATCATCATCAACAGCGCCACCATCCTCAAGGTGATGCGCAACAGCATGCTGGAATCGCTCACCAGCGACTACGTGCGGACCGCCCGGGCCAAGGGCCTGCCCGACAAGGCCGTGAACCTCAAGCACGCGCGGCGAAACGCCCTGCTGTCGGTGATCACGCTGGGCGGTTTCCTGATCATCGGTCTGCTGAGCGGTTCGGTGATTACCGAAACCATCTTCGCCTACCCGGGGATCGGGCAATGGGTGGTGCAGTCGGCCTTGCAGCTCGACGTGTCTGCCGTCCTCGGCTTCGCGCTGCTCTCGGCCCTGATCGTGGTTGTGGTCAGCACCCTGACTGACATTCTCTACGGGGTCGTGGACCCGCGCGTGAGGTTCGACTGA
- a CDS encoding ABC transporter substrate-binding protein, whose translation MKKFALLSSLLLAGAALAATPKDTLVVQQSSDTPTIDPGATYDTGSGMIVENIYETLLTYKGSSLRELEPLLATKWAISNAGKTYTFDLRKNVKFHSGNTMTCRDAEYTFERNLVTNSAESGNWFLSESLLGTSSNAGDDKSITWAKIDKAVECNSNGQLVFTLPKVDPAFLAKLAFVGQSVVDSKYAIGLGEWKGTEADWKNWIGKDLQGSKLSAAPSGTGAYKLVRKDANAILMQAFDGYWGKKPAIKNVVIQKVPELAARQQAFLRGDADIVEPGSRANVEEQLKGKPGVVVVDDLANVNSTAIFMNENIKDAGRLGSGKLDGRGIPANFFSDVNVRRGFSYAFNYAQYIKDVQNGKGKQRTMLLPDSFPGYSTKVKTYTYDPKKAADYFKRAWGGNVWKNGFTLNVAYRAGSVAAQTAMEILKKNVEGLNPKFRVNIQAKEWSAMLNDSKAGKEPMILLAWAPDYADADNFLYTFYSSNGYYFPRSNWKDAQVDKWLEQARSTPNQAERNRLYALVGQRAYEQAPFILIPGGVNLNVVRDNLVGASAKTYNPMTSFFGTGTFFKDLSKK comes from the coding sequence ATGAAGAAATTCGCTCTGCTCAGCTCTCTGCTTCTCGCCGGCGCGGCCCTGGCCGCCACCCCCAAGGATACCCTCGTCGTTCAGCAGTCCTCCGATACGCCAACGATCGATCCCGGCGCAACGTATGACACCGGTAGCGGCATGATCGTCGAAAACATCTATGAGACCCTGCTGACCTACAAGGGCAGCAGCCTGCGTGAACTTGAACCCCTGCTCGCAACCAAGTGGGCGATCAGCAACGCCGGTAAGACCTACACCTTCGATCTGCGCAAGAACGTGAAGTTCCACTCCGGCAACACCATGACTTGCCGTGATGCCGAGTACACCTTCGAGCGCAACCTGGTGACCAACTCCGCCGAGTCGGGCAACTGGTTCCTGTCCGAGTCCCTGCTGGGAACCAGCAGCAACGCGGGCGACGACAAGTCCATTACCTGGGCCAAGATCGACAAGGCTGTGGAGTGCAACAGCAATGGCCAGCTCGTCTTCACGCTGCCTAAAGTGGACCCGGCGTTCCTCGCCAAGCTGGCTTTCGTGGGCCAGAGCGTGGTGGACAGCAAGTACGCCATTGGTCTTGGTGAGTGGAAAGGCACCGAGGCCGACTGGAAGAACTGGATTGGCAAGGACCTGCAGGGCAGCAAGCTCAGCGCGGCCCCGAGCGGCACAGGCGCGTACAAGCTCGTTCGTAAGGACGCCAACGCCATCCTGATGCAGGCCTTTGACGGCTACTGGGGTAAGAAGCCCGCGATCAAGAATGTGGTCATCCAGAAGGTGCCTGAACTCGCGGCACGTCAGCAGGCCTTCTTGCGCGGTGACGCGGATATCGTCGAGCCAGGCAGCCGCGCCAATGTGGAGGAGCAGCTCAAGGGCAAGCCTGGCGTCGTGGTGGTCGACGACCTCGCGAACGTGAACTCGACGGCCATCTTCATGAATGAGAACATCAAGGATGCGGGCCGTCTGGGCAGCGGCAAGCTGGACGGTAGGGGCATCCCCGCCAACTTCTTCAGCGACGTGAACGTGCGCCGCGGCTTTTCCTACGCCTTTAACTACGCCCAGTACATCAAGGACGTACAGAACGGTAAGGGCAAGCAGCGCACCATGCTTCTGCCGGACTCCTTCCCGGGGTACAGCACCAAGGTCAAGACCTACACCTACGACCCCAAAAAGGCTGCCGACTACTTCAAGCGTGCCTGGGGTGGGAACGTCTGGAAGAACGGCTTCACGCTGAATGTGGCCTACCGCGCGGGAAGCGTTGCGGCCCAGACGGCGATGGAGATCCTGAAGAAGAACGTCGAAGGGCTGAACCCCAAGTTCCGCGTGAACATTCAGGCCAAGGAATGGTCGGCGATGCTCAACGACTCCAAGGCTGGCAAGGAGCCCATGATCCTTCTGGCCTGGGCACCCGACTATGCCGACGCGGACAACTTCCTGTACACCTTCTACTCCAGCAACGGGTACTACTTCCCCCGCAGCAACTGGAAGGACGCGCAGGTGGACAAGTGGCTGGAGCAGGCCCGCTCCACGCCCAACCAGGCGGAGCGTAACCGTCTGTACGCCCTTGTCGGCCAGCGCGCCTACGAGCAGGCTCCGTTCATCCTGATTCCCGGCGGCGTCAACCTCAACGTGGTGCGCGACAACCTCGTGGGGGCCTCGGCCAAGACCTACAACCCCATGACGAGCTTCTTCGGCACGGGCACCTTCTTCAAGGACCTCAGCAAGAAGTAA
- a CDS encoding D-alanine--D-alanine ligase family protein, whose amino-acid sequence MKKRILLLAGGQSGEHEVSLRSARSVLAALPRDQFDVTPVVISKQGRWLPPSDTQRALDTGEAQGGGDLVLHRAASAEGYDAVFPLLHGPMGEDGTIQGLLTLAGIPFVGSGVLGSAVSMDKVMTKQVLASAGVPQVAWRLALRREWQQRPGEVLTRAAELGFPLFVKPANLGSSVGISKVRRAEELQSALDLAFRLDRRVILEAMTPHKPREVEIGILGNDAPIASPVGELRFDAEFYDYETKYTEGRADMHIPAPLPREIAESVKTLALTAFRALDCAGLARIDFFYVEETGDLFLNEVNTMPGFTTTSMYPKLFEAAGLSYSELVTRLVGLALEER is encoded by the coding sequence GTGAAGAAGCGCATCCTGCTGCTGGCGGGCGGTCAGTCCGGAGAACACGAAGTGAGCCTGCGAAGTGCCCGCAGCGTCCTGGCGGCACTGCCCCGCGACCAGTTCGACGTGACGCCCGTGGTGATCAGCAAACAGGGACGCTGGCTGCCCCCCAGCGACACCCAGCGTGCTCTGGATACTGGCGAGGCCCAGGGCGGAGGCGACCTGGTGCTGCACCGCGCGGCGAGTGCCGAGGGCTACGACGCCGTATTTCCGCTGCTGCACGGCCCGATGGGTGAGGACGGCACCATCCAGGGCCTGCTCACGCTGGCTGGGATTCCCTTCGTGGGCTCGGGAGTGCTGGGCTCGGCAGTCAGCATGGACAAGGTGATGACCAAGCAGGTGCTGGCCTCGGCGGGCGTGCCGCAGGTGGCGTGGCGGCTGGCCCTGCGGCGTGAGTGGCAGCAGCGCCCTGGAGAGGTCCTGACGCGCGCCGCCGAGCTGGGCTTTCCCCTGTTCGTCAAACCCGCCAACCTGGGCTCGAGCGTGGGCATCAGCAAGGTCCGGCGCGCCGAGGAGTTGCAATCGGCCCTAGACCTCGCCTTTCGGCTGGACCGCCGCGTGATTCTGGAAGCCATGACGCCGCACAAACCGCGCGAGGTGGAAATCGGCATCCTGGGCAACGACGCCCCCATCGCCAGCCCGGTGGGCGAGTTGCGCTTCGACGCCGAGTTCTACGACTACGAGACGAAGTACACCGAAGGCCGCGCCGACATGCACATTCCCGCACCGCTGCCGCGGGAGATCGCCGAGAGCGTGAAGACGCTGGCCCTCACCGCTTTCCGGGCGCTGGACTGTGCGGGGCTGGCCCGTATCGATTTCTTCTACGTCGAAGAGACTGGCGACCTCTTCCTGAACGAGGTAAACACCATGCCCGGCTTTACGACCACCAGCATGTACCCCAAGCTGTTCGAGGCAGCCGGCCTGAGCTACAGCGAACTGGTCACGCGCCTGGTGGGACTGGCCCTGGAAGAGCGGTAA